The Mycolicibacterium mageritense genome contains a region encoding:
- a CDS encoding DUF7155 family protein has translation MRRFAAIGAFAVTAAAAPAIFAATAPQAGTEVNAGPACLAWFGNKEDGKCLSYSNGAPTNIGTPAFGYGPSGGGVYTGPLLPGTTINQGIG, from the coding sequence ATGCGGCGATTCGCCGCGATTGGCGCTTTTGCGGTGACGGCCGCAGCGGCCCCGGCCATCTTCGCGGCCACGGCTCCGCAGGCTGGTACCGAGGTCAACGCCGGCCCGGCCTGCCTGGCGTGGTTCGGCAACAAGGAGGACGGCAAGTGCCTGTCGTACTCCAACGGCGCGCCTACCAACATCGGAACCCCGGCGTTCGGCTACGGGCCGTCGGGCGGCGGTGTGTACACCGGGCCGCTGCTGCCGGGCACGACCATCAATCAGGGCATCGGCTAG